A window of the Planctomycetota bacterium genome harbors these coding sequences:
- the pssA gene encoding CDP-diacylglycerol--serine O-phosphatidyltransferase, with the protein MDRPSSPEPVSRRWPFRRPGRPRPLRTIALLPTLITLGNGVCGLAAIFAIGTGLHTEAERHFTRAAWLILGAMIFDALDGFVARMTRTASAFGAQLDSLCDLITFGVAPGFLVFAVTRGADGFWERPIQVACILYALCALIRLARFTVETTPDESSHREFAGLPSPAAAGVLAAAVLPSRVLPQAVVDLIHPALPGLTLAMAVLMVSRVKYVHVINRLLRGRRPFVTLVELALLAALGVIFREFVLFLAFFAYAASGPILGMRKRLARRPAPAGVLAPPPRERPGA; encoded by the coding sequence GTGGACAGACCGTCATCGCCCGAACCCGTTAGCCGGCGGTGGCCTTTCCGGCGCCCGGGGCGCCCCCGGCCCCTGCGCACGATCGCGCTCCTGCCGACCCTGATCACGCTGGGCAACGGGGTCTGCGGGCTGGCCGCCATCTTCGCCATCGGAACCGGCCTTCATACCGAGGCCGAGCGCCACTTCACGCGCGCCGCGTGGCTCATCCTCGGGGCCATGATCTTCGACGCCCTGGACGGCTTCGTCGCCCGCATGACCCGCACGGCGTCCGCCTTCGGGGCGCAGCTGGACTCCCTCTGCGACCTGATCACGTTCGGAGTGGCCCCCGGTTTCCTCGTTTTCGCCGTCACGCGGGGCGCCGACGGCTTCTGGGAGCGCCCCATCCAGGTGGCCTGCATCCTCTACGCCCTCTGTGCCCTCATCCGCCTGGCGCGCTTCACGGTGGAAACCACGCCGGACGAAAGCTCCCACCGCGAATTCGCCGGCCTCCCCTCCCCGGCCGCCGCCGGAGTCCTGGCCGCGGCGGTTCTCCCCTCGCGCGTCCTGCCCCAGGCCGTCGTGGATCTCATCCACCCCGCGCTGCCGGGCCTCACGCTGGCCATGGCGGTGCTGATGGTTTCGCGGGTCAAGTATGTCCACGTCATCAATCGCCTCCTCCGCGGCCGGCGCCCGTTCGTAACCCTGGTGGAGCTGGCCCTCCTGGCCGCGCTCGGCGTCATCTTCCGGGAATTCGTGCTCTTCCTGGCCTTCTTCGCCTACGCGGCCTCGGGCCCCATCCTGGGGATGCGCAAGCGCCTGGCCCGGCGGCCGGCGCCCGCGGGCGTCCTGGCCCCTCCTCCCCGCGAGCGGCCGGGGGCCTGA
- the ispE gene encoding 4-(cytidine 5'-diphospho)-2-C-methyl-D-erythritol kinase, producing the protein MARIVRRFCPAKINLFLEVRGRRPDGYHEILTVMAPVDRGDLLEVREARGFSLEVEGASLPGPNTVENAWRAALRRRRLPGARVRLVKRIPAGSGLGGGSSDAAFFLRALEDLYGPIPDLEGAAAEVGSDVPFFLSGGPALCLGRGERVVALARAPRLHGVVLWPGFPLSTASVYARVREFLTKPSPDVMNFLNALVRGDAARLGRALFNRLEGPAFARRPELARLRDRMARLPFAAVRLTGSGSALYGLCASRAEARRLADRLRRDRPGAFVTEFADWPGEEPWRSPRSASS; encoded by the coding sequence ATGGCCCGGATCGTCCGCCGGTTCTGCCCCGCCAAGATCAACCTCTTCCTCGAGGTCCGCGGCCGCCGCCCGGACGGTTACCACGAGATCCTGACCGTCATGGCGCCGGTGGATCGGGGAGACCTTCTCGAAGTGCGCGAGGCCCGCGGCTTCTCGCTCGAGGTCGAAGGAGCGTCCCTCCCCGGCCCGAACACCGTGGAGAACGCCTGGCGGGCCGCGCTGCGGCGGCGGCGCCTCCCGGGCGCGCGCGTGCGCCTCGTCAAGCGCATCCCCGCCGGAAGCGGGCTCGGCGGCGGAAGTTCCGACGCCGCCTTCTTCCTGCGGGCGCTCGAGGACCTCTACGGCCCGATCCCCGACCTCGAGGGCGCCGCCGCCGAGGTCGGCAGCGACGTTCCCTTTTTTCTCTCCGGAGGCCCCGCCCTCTGCCTGGGCCGCGGGGAACGCGTGGTGGCGCTGGCCCGCGCCCCCCGCCTCCATGGAGTCGTCCTCTGGCCGGGCTTTCCGCTTTCGACCGCCTCCGTCTACGCCCGCGTTCGAGAATTCTTGACGAAACCCTCTCCCGACGTCATGAATTTCTTAAACGCCCTTGTCCGGGGGGACGCGGCGCGCCTGGGGCGCGCGCTGTTCAACCGGCTGGAGGGGCCGGCGTTCGCGCGGCGTCCCGAGCTGGCGCGCCTGCGGGACCGGATGGCGCGCCTGCCGTTCGCCGCCGTGCGCCTGACCGGTTCCGGCTCGGCCCTGTACGGGCTGTGCGCCTCCCGCGCGGAGGCCCGCCGCCTGGCCGACCGGCTCCGGCGGGACCGGCCGGGGGCGTTCGTGACGGAATTCGCCGATTGGCCGGGGGAGGAGCCGTGGAGATCACCGAGATCCGCATCAAGCTGA
- the folK gene encoding 2-amino-4-hydroxy-6-hydroxymethyldihydropteridine diphosphokinase, which translates to MPAEPDDLPQTPPAVLAYIGLGSNLGDRLGTLRAALARLAPRRVSSIVETEPWGRTGQPRFLNCVAEIETDLPPEALLDRLQALEREFGRVRAQRWGPRTLDLDLLLYGDLEIRTPRLVVPHPFLAERRFVLEGLAELCPDRAVPGRGRTVRELLERAA; encoded by the coding sequence ATGCCGGCCGAACCCGACGACCTTCCCCAGACCCCTCCGGCGGTGCTCGCCTACATCGGTCTGGGATCCAACCTCGGCGACCGTCTCGGAACCCTCCGCGCCGCCCTGGCCCGCCTGGCGCCCCGCCGCGTGTCTTCGATCGTCGAGACCGAGCCGTGGGGCCGGACGGGACAACCGCGCTTCCTCAACTGCGTGGCCGAAATCGAAACCGACCTCCCGCCCGAGGCGCTCCTGGACCGCCTCCAGGCGCTGGAGCGGGAATTCGGCCGCGTGCGCGCGCAACGCTGGGGACCGCGGACGCTCGACCTCGACCTTCTGCTCTACGGCGATCTCGAAATCCGCACCCCCCGGCTCGTCGTGCCCCATCCCTTCCTGGCCGAGCGCCGGTTCGTGCTGGAGGGCCTCGCCGAACTGTGCCCCGACCGGGCGGTCCCCGGGCGGGGACGCACCGTCCGCGAGCTCTTGGAAAGGGCCGCCTGA
- the panC gene encoding pantoate--beta-alanine ligase, which translates to MRTLETIRDIQDYVTGCRKKGLTIGFVPTMGAFHEGHLSLMRQARRDNRAVIVSIFVNPLQFSAGEDYDRYPRRLEQDARLAESEGVDVLFIPSVAEMYPKGFDTHVDQTDLPSKLCGPFRPGHFRGVLTVVTKLLNIVKPDRAYFGQKDYQQFLIIRRAVIDLNLDVEVRLLPTVREEDGLAMSSRNVYLGPKQRKDATCLYRALRRAEELVAAGESSAARVAAEMKRLIHRVKGTRIDYVAIVNSETLEPVKEIKGKTLIALAVRIGKARLIDNIIV; encoded by the coding sequence ATGCGCACCCTCGAAACGATCCGCGACATCCAGGACTACGTGACCGGATGCCGCAAGAAAGGCCTCACGATCGGCTTCGTGCCGACCATGGGCGCCTTCCACGAAGGACACCTTTCCCTCATGCGGCAGGCCCGCCGGGACAACCGGGCCGTCATCGTCAGCATCTTCGTCAACCCGCTTCAGTTCTCCGCCGGCGAAGACTACGACCGGTACCCCCGGCGCCTCGAGCAGGACGCCCGCCTGGCCGAGTCCGAGGGCGTGGACGTCCTCTTCATCCCCTCCGTCGCCGAGATGTATCCGAAAGGGTTCGACACGCACGTCGATCAGACGGACCTGCCGTCGAAGCTCTGCGGCCCTTTCCGGCCCGGCCACTTCCGCGGCGTCCTGACGGTCGTCACGAAGCTCCTCAACATCGTCAAGCCCGACCGCGCCTACTTCGGCCAGAAGGACTACCAGCAGTTCCTCATCATCCGCCGCGCCGTCATCGACCTCAACCTGGACGTCGAGGTCCGGCTCCTGCCCACCGTGCGGGAGGAGGACGGCCTGGCGATGAGTTCCCGGAACGTCTACCTCGGGCCCAAGCAGCGCAAGGACGCAACCTGCCTCTACCGCGCGCTGCGGCGGGCGGAGGAACTGGTGGCCGCGGGCGAAAGCTCGGCCGCGCGCGTGGCCGCCGAGATGAAGCGCCTCATCCACCGCGTCAAGGGCACCCGCATCGACTACGTGGCGATCGTGAACTCCGAAACCCTGGAACCCGTCAAGGAGATCAAGGGCAAGACGCTCATCGCCCTGGCGGTCCGCATCGGCAAAGCCCGGCTCATCGACAACATCATCGTCTGA